In Flavobacterium sp. WV_118_3, one DNA window encodes the following:
- a CDS encoding endonuclease codes for MTKKLLQILLLFATNLMFSQVVINELDSDTPSTDDKEFIELKSTTPNFPLNGYILVMFNGGSSGTSNLSYYVIDLNGLVTDANGIIVLGNPLVSPVPNYLFPINTVQNGPDAIAIYQASASSFPMNTPASTTNLIDALVYGNNNTQASALLTALGVSTQINENMNSQGTTQSIQRKNDGTYEVKAPTPGRNNDGSGILFNGITITAPTTHLTEGDSFNITFTTQTNVTSNLTFNFTLNNGSFTNADFTGNTTVFIPAGSNSFTTTIQLVDDTEDEGDEVLRIKFGTLPAGYVRMNDFIEIRVIDNDYTTSTWGTPLNPTYGVVASTAPAGYYSSLEGLSGAALKQGIQNIIANPVVVRAHNYGDIVDILKKADQNPLNSNQVWMMYVEAPRAKLDFQTGSSNVGTWNREHIYPQSRGGFSNGTSSTPDGINVWLPTNADDINAAHADAHHLRAEDGPENSSRNNRDYGGTDYNGPVGNQGSWKGDVARALFYMAIRYNALDLVNGNPPDTTVGQLGDLASLLTWNHSDPSDDFEMNRNNYIYTWQMNRNPFIDHPNLADYIWGVHAGEVWSATLTTEDITKLQMVLYPNPAHDYLMINGSVDRGQIEIYNIAGQKVRTFDFDGTTRLQLGLPSGVYMARVTAADQTLVKKLIIN; via the coding sequence ATGACAAAAAAACTCCTCCAAATTTTACTACTATTTGCGACGAATCTTATGTTTTCGCAGGTGGTTATCAACGAGCTGGACTCCGATACTCCTTCGACAGACGACAAAGAATTCATCGAATTAAAATCGACTACACCTAATTTTCCGTTAAACGGCTATATCTTGGTTATGTTTAATGGAGGAAGTAGCGGAACATCGAATTTGAGCTACTATGTGATCGACCTGAATGGTTTGGTTACCGATGCGAATGGAATTATTGTGTTGGGAAATCCTTTGGTATCGCCGGTTCCGAATTACCTGTTTCCAATTAATACCGTACAAAACGGACCGGATGCGATCGCGATTTACCAGGCAAGTGCTTCCAGTTTTCCGATGAATACGCCGGCCTCAACAACCAATCTTATCGATGCGCTGGTTTACGGAAACAACAATACACAAGCCTCGGCTTTACTGACCGCTTTGGGAGTTTCGACTCAGATTAATGAAAACATGAATTCTCAGGGGACTACACAATCCATTCAGCGTAAAAACGACGGAACCTATGAAGTTAAAGCGCCAACACCGGGCCGTAACAACGATGGTAGTGGAATCCTTTTTAACGGTATCACGATTACCGCTCCGACAACACATCTGACCGAAGGGGATAGTTTTAACATCACCTTTACCACACAAACGAATGTGACGAGCAATCTTACTTTTAATTTTACGCTGAACAACGGTAGTTTTACCAATGCTGATTTTACCGGAAATACAACGGTTTTTATCCCGGCAGGTTCCAATTCGTTTACCACGACGATCCAGTTGGTCGATGATACCGAAGATGAAGGCGACGAAGTTTTACGCATTAAATTCGGAACACTTCCGGCGGGTTATGTCCGGATGAACGACTTTATCGAGATTCGCGTAATTGACAACGATTATACCACTTCTACCTGGGGAACGCCTCTAAATCCAACCTATGGTGTGGTAGCCAGTACGGCTCCGGCCGGATATTACAGTTCGCTGGAAGGACTAAGCGGAGCCGCCTTAAAACAGGGAATTCAGAATATTATTGCCAATCCGGTTGTAGTACGCGCGCATAATTATGGCGATATTGTCGATATTCTGAAAAAAGCCGATCAGAATCCGCTAAACAGCAATCAGGTTTGGATGATGTATGTAGAAGCGCCACGTGCCAAACTCGATTTTCAGACCGGAAGCAGTAATGTAGGTACCTGGAACCGCGAACATATTTATCCGCAATCCCGCGGTGGATTTAGTAACGGAACGTCATCTACACCGGATGGAATCAATGTTTGGTTACCCACAAATGCAGACGATATTAATGCTGCCCATGCCGATGCCCATCATTTACGAGCGGAAGACGGACCGGAAAACAGTTCGCGTAACAATCGTGATTATGGAGGAACCGATTATAATGGACCGGTAGGCAACCAGGGATCCTGGAAAGGTGATGTAGCGCGTGCTTTATTTTATATGGCGATTCGTTATAACGCATTGGATCTGGTAAACGGTAATCCACCGGATACGACGGTAGGACAATTGGGTGACTTAGCGTCTTTATTAACGTGGAATCACAGCGATCCATCGGATGATTTTGAAATGAATCGTAACAATTATATCTATACCTGGCAAATGAACCGTAATCCATTTATTGATCATCCGAATTTAGCGGATTATATATGGGGTGTTCATGCGGGAGAAGTATGGTCGGCTACCTTAACAACCGAAGATATAACAAAACTACAAATGGTATTGTATCCGAATCCGGCACACGATTATCTGATGATTAACGGTAGCGTTGATCGCGGACAAATTGAAATCTATAACATCGCCGGACAGAAAGTACGTACGTTCGATTTTGACGGAACAACCCGTTTACAATTGGGATTGCCATCCGGAGTTTATATGGCTCGGGTAACCGCTGCAGATCAAACATTGGTTAAAAAGTTGATCATCAATTAA
- a CDS encoding aminopeptidase → MKAYIYLFIALLSGICRIHAQHHSAMQITVDPDTKILKIQQEITYHNTTNDTLKDYILNDWNNAYSDKSSPLGKRFSDEFTRIFHLAGDSDRGHTDIISIIDQNQRRLEWSRVPNQPDLVDVHLLNPLYPNQKFKINIVYSVKIPSDRFTRYGFDSQGGFYIKNWFLTPARYEKGCFVKDSNENLDDISNAVSDFDIQIIIPSQLALTTDLDVLATNEADPYKIYTLSGKNRQDILLAVETTATYSFYKNDKTEIATNINEKKLDDFQKAVIIDRVVNYVSEHLGSPTQNKIIISQTDYDRNPFYGLNQLPKFLRPFPDSFVYELKFLKTYVNNYLKNTLQLNHREDNWIYDGIQVYTMMKYIEDNYPNVKMTGTLARYKILRGFSLFSTGFNEQYSYLYLMMARMNLDQPIGNPKNTFVKFNEQISGKYKAGLALNYLDAYLQQESVDKALHDFVSLNKTQQTTRQDIENILKSKTDKNIDWFFKSVINSRDLIDYKFGRIKESDDGKTVQVTVKNNAYATVPISLYGVKKDRIISKVWLPNVATDTVVTVSREGIDRLALNYGNEVPEFNRRNNYKTLKGFPSLNRPIKFNFFKDLEDPQYNQLFYVPDFNYNLYDGVMLGMRIHNETLLDKPFQFDITPDYSSNTKELVGSATLSYYQNIRDERLYNIRYSITGSTLHYAPNASYTKITPSVQFRFREPDYRENKRKTILLRHVFVEKEDSPLLKNKKEENYSVFNARYSVGEAETAKLYSFLTDLQIANNFSKIAAEYQYRKLFDDRRQLTVRFFGGTFMYNETGTDFFSFGLDRPSDYLFGYNLIGRSESTGLFSQQFVMADGGFKSKLKNRYANQWMTTSNVSVSIWNWIEAYGDAGIIKNKFSDPQFVYDSGIRLNLVQDYFELYFPVYSNNGWEIKDPNYGQRIRFVVTLSARTLVSLFTRKWF, encoded by the coding sequence TTGAAAGCCTATATCTATCTTTTTATTGCTTTACTTTCAGGAATATGCAGGATTCATGCGCAACACCACAGCGCCATGCAGATAACCGTTGATCCCGATACCAAAATACTAAAGATTCAACAGGAGATTACCTATCATAACACGACCAACGATACCCTAAAAGACTATATTTTAAACGATTGGAATAATGCTTATTCCGATAAAAGTTCGCCTTTAGGGAAACGATTTTCGGACGAGTTTACCCGGATTTTTCATTTGGCCGGCGATAGCGATCGCGGCCATACCGATATTATTTCCATTATCGATCAAAATCAGAGAAGACTCGAATGGTCCCGCGTTCCCAACCAACCCGATCTGGTCGATGTGCATTTACTGAATCCTTTATATCCGAATCAGAAATTTAAAATTAATATTGTCTATTCCGTAAAAATCCCGAGCGATCGTTTTACGCGATACGGATTTGACAGTCAGGGTGGTTTTTATATCAAAAACTGGTTTTTAACACCGGCGCGTTACGAAAAAGGCTGTTTTGTAAAAGACAGTAACGAAAATCTGGACGATATTTCAAATGCGGTGTCCGATTTTGATATCCAAATCATAATCCCATCGCAATTAGCACTGACAACTGATTTAGATGTTTTGGCCACAAACGAAGCGGATCCTTATAAAATATATACCCTAAGCGGTAAAAACCGTCAGGATATACTATTGGCAGTTGAAACTACCGCTACCTATAGCTTTTATAAAAACGATAAAACGGAAATCGCAACCAACATCAACGAAAAAAAACTGGATGATTTCCAAAAAGCGGTGATCATCGACCGGGTGGTGAATTATGTTTCCGAGCATTTGGGTAGTCCGACGCAAAATAAAATAATCATTAGTCAGACCGACTACGACCGTAATCCGTTTTACGGACTTAACCAGCTTCCGAAATTTTTAAGACCCTTTCCCGATTCGTTTGTATATGAACTGAAATTTCTCAAAACATACGTCAACAATTATCTGAAAAATACCTTGCAATTAAATCATCGCGAGGACAACTGGATTTACGACGGCATTCAGGTGTATACGATGATGAAATATATTGAGGACAATTACCCCAATGTAAAAATGACCGGGACGCTGGCGCGTTATAAAATCTTAAGAGGTTTTAGTCTTTTTAGTACCGGTTTTAATGAGCAATACAGCTATCTCTATCTGATGATGGCCCGTATGAACCTCGACCAGCCAATTGGAAATCCAAAAAATACTTTTGTTAAATTCAATGAACAGATTTCCGGAAAATACAAAGCCGGTCTGGCACTGAATTATCTGGATGCTTATTTGCAACAGGAAAGTGTCGACAAGGCGCTACACGATTTTGTAAGCCTAAATAAAACGCAGCAAACCACGCGTCAGGATATCGAAAACATCCTGAAATCGAAAACCGATAAAAATATTGACTGGTTTTTTAAATCGGTGATCAATTCCAGAGATCTGATCGATTACAAATTTGGAAGAATCAAAGAAAGTGACGATGGTAAAACCGTGCAGGTAACGGTTAAAAACAACGCCTATGCCACCGTTCCGATTTCGCTTTACGGTGTTAAAAAGGACCGCATTATATCGAAAGTATGGTTGCCCAATGTCGCAACCGATACCGTTGTGACCGTTTCCAGAGAAGGTATCGACCGATTGGCGCTGAACTACGGTAATGAGGTGCCCGAATTTAACCGTCGGAATAATTATAAAACCTTAAAAGGGTTTCCATCGCTAAACCGTCCGATCAAGTTTAACTTTTTTAAAGATCTGGAAGATCCGCAATACAACCAGTTATTCTATGTTCCGGATTTTAATTATAACCTATACGACGGTGTGATGTTAGGAATGCGTATCCATAACGAAACCCTGTTGGACAAACCGTTCCAATTTGATATTACCCCGGATTATTCCAGTAATACCAAAGAGTTGGTAGGTAGTGCCACACTCTCCTATTATCAAAACATACGCGACGAGCGTTTGTATAACATCCGTTATTCCATTACAGGATCGACTCTCCATTATGCTCCAAATGCATCGTATACCAAGATTACACCATCGGTACAATTCCGTTTCCGGGAACCGGATTACCGTGAAAATAAAAGGAAAACGATCTTGTTACGTCATGTTTTTGTAGAAAAAGAAGATTCACCATTATTAAAAAATAAAAAGGAAGAAAATTATTCTGTTTTCAATGCACGCTATTCTGTTGGAGAAGCAGAAACAGCCAAATTATACAGCTTTCTGACCGATTTACAGATTGCCAATAATTTCAGTAAAATAGCCGCGGAATACCAATATCGTAAATTATTTGACGATCGTCGTCAGTTAACCGTTCGTTTCTTTGGTGGTACTTTTATGTATAACGAAACCGGAACCGATTTCTTTAGTTTCGGATTGGATCGCCCATCGGATTATCTTTTCGGTTACAACCTTATCGGACGTTCGGAATCCACAGGACTTTTCAGTCAGCAATTTGTGATGGCCGACGGAGGTTTTAAATCCAAACTAAAAAACCGTTATGCCAATCAATGGATGACGACATCCAATGTTAGTGTTAGTATCTGGAACTGGATCGAAGCCTATGGTGATGCCGGGATTATTAAAAATAAGTTTTCCGATCCGCAGTTTGTATACGACAGTGGTATCCGACTGAATCTGGTTCAGGATTATTTCGAATTGTATTTCCCGGTATACTCCAACAATGGCTGGGAAATAAAAGATCCGAACTACGGTCAGCGTATTCGATTTGTCGTAACCCTAAGCGCAAGAACATTAGTATCCCTTTTTACGCGTAAGTGGTTCTAA